Genomic DNA from Pectinophora gossypiella chromosome 20, ilPecGoss1.1, whole genome shotgun sequence:
CCACAGTTGCCGTTTTTTATGATGATGACATTAACAGAGGACCATCTCCATAAAATTAGGATgccgttgaataaatgatttcgaaTTTAGAATTATGTTTTCATATTTCCCTGTCAGGCGGTGCTAGTGGCGGTGCCAACTTTGGAGCAGGTGTGAGTGGAGGGTTTGGGGGCAGCGCCGGCGCTGGTGGCTCGGGGGGTGCCAGTGGCTCAGGGGGGAAGAAGTGAGGTAAGTTTCCAGATTATAATAGACACAAATAGACAGGTCAGGATTCAAAAAAGCATATTGAAgctaatataaaaaacaatattgcaatttgacatttgcgcatataaaaggaaGTGCGCAAAATATAATGCTTGTCTGTTACAGATAGAATACTTCGGCAAACAGAGCTTCTGACAGCACTCCATTACTAACCCACACATCAAACAATAGTTGTGTCATGTATCTTATATTGCATAAAtgattagaaaataaataaacaatgttacagtattttttgttttcctttttgtTATCTTTAGTGTTAGAAAGAGATAGCAAGCTGTaatatgcaataaaaaaaatcgaataatatgtttaatatttaataagttcaacatattaaaactaaataaagattttatctacctatctaatatataaaaaatctttaGAATTTCGTATTCACAAGCAactacggtcacaagcattaatatatatacactttggtaccgttgctattgatattttttttttaaataaaataaagtacttgtCATGGGAGGTATACATTATGTTATGGACAAAGTAATAAATTGGACATCATACATAATGCTAACTCTAAAATGGCCTTTTATGCATAATATGGGAGTGCaatttgataataattattcaaataatcaAATTGACTaggctatcatcatcatcaccagcccattaacgtccccactgctggggcacgggccttcggagatcgggccttaaaccatcacgcgggctcagtgcggattggtggttattaacgactgctaatgcagccgggaccaacaacggcttaacgtgtcttccgaaacacggacgGACTAGGACGGACGTACATGTATAGACATGTTGTCAATCATTATAGTATCTCAAAAGACCAATATAGTACTCACGATCAGTTGCTTTGATGCGACACAGAGGTTCTTCGAACTGTGCATTTGTGAGGCTCTTCAATATCTTGAGGAAGTATGGCAGCAATTTGTCCTGGTGTTGCAGCCCTGACTGAAGGAAGTAGAGGCCCAGGGCGATGCAGGCCTCCTGGCTCCGCGGGGTGATCACCAGTGTTGAGCTGGCTTGCGGGCACAGCATGAATAGGGTGTTTACCTAGAGATAACAACTGAGTTAAATGTTGTATTAAGTggtaacattttcttttattttttttcccttttgcgcgcaatctatcacctttggataataagcacttcttgtggtgtataggtatcattttGGGTAAGCAaccagtgtcgcttcctattttgggCCTTAGTTGGCTACATCCTGTGGCAGCCTCCTTCTTAGTGGTAACATAGAAGATGTTTTCATAGTTTCTTTACCCTGGTCCTTTTGGGAAGTAGACCTTTTGGACCGAAAGGCTATTTTCGAATAAatgacacacatacacaatgggaattaaaaaagcttttaatttcattattataacAAGGTAAAGAGGCTGCAACAGATCAtgaagtggaaatctgttatttcaCCGGATCCCAACagagtatggtcacgagtactaatatgtatacactttgcaaccatatcacattaacttttctgacaaattaaaccgtaatcctcattaaatgtcaaatatgatagtgcgacagggttctaaagtgggtacatgatattgctcatgactgtacaataacaggctccttgacaacctagtcaaatgagatactttttacgaaacgccaaaacgaaaattttcttcggagtttgtatggaaatactgtcctgtgacgtcatcaataaaagcggtcaaacgccgtactcattattactgtcataaatgaaattcgaaaataagtcggaaagtaaaatgagattgatttttgattgtcttagactggcttctatttctagattagcgttttataatttatctttggcccagtcaaataccctattaatatgaaaatttttttttttttttcattttacagCATGTGTTGAGAAATATAGGttgaatttcaataaataaaataaatgactaCTTTTAGGCTTAAAAGCCTGTGTTAGGAGTCAATGCTCTTCCATTGTAACAAGTGAagtgtttatttaaaattaaagttaaatcttaaatatactcaataataaaaaaagtaaattgtaAGTTACAAttcacacatgtgtatgtgtgtgtgtttcagTGTATATGTGTGATGTGTTTGAATATTTCAGTATATttttgtgtgagtgtgtgtgtgtgtgttagtgtGACTATATTAGATTATGAGTTATTTTGTCCCTTAACATTAATAGcattagaaaaagaagaagagattATAAAAAGGTTTATTTCTGCATATAAAACACAAAACCAAATTTCTTAGTATTCTAACATTGTGATACAAGTATATTTAGAGAGCTGGTGCTAGTAAAAGTATTTCCCTTGTAGTATTTAAAAAACAGtaatatagtttagtttaagtgttaattgtacataatttattttattttgagttctgtttttttgttttaatttaattttaattttatttttttgttttaaaaaatattaaaaaacaaaaaactaggcatccaccacaggcttcataaaatataattataaatagtcAATGACATCCACACAAGCTTTGTCCATGAACTAACCTTATCAGCAACAAAGCTTAAAAGAGTCCCATTAAATATTAGTATCTTATTTACACACCCATGATAACAATTTATGTCAGTTTTTGAATAATTCAATTGTCTTCCTCTTACTTATCGAAGCGTGACCGTATTATGTAAAAACATCCGTTAATTCTTCTAAACTAAAGGCATCAAATTGTACTAACATCTAATTTGCTATAAAATATTAGTAGCAGCTTTAAAGCAAACTGTGAAAACAGTCAAGACTGTAAAATTGATGCCGCTCTTAACTGCCATAACAGCTGCTATAAACAAACACGATAGCTGACAGGACTACTCTAATATTAGTCATTGAATGACATCATGATAACATCAAAAACAACCCAATTTCTTCTCATACAAGAATATCTTTCTTCTTCAACAATACAACAGAAGTTCAAAGGTTAATACTGTCACCAATTTTGACCATACTATCGTGAAAGGGAATTCAAAAGGTAATTATTTCTCAAGCAATTAGATTACACTTGCACTAGGGTGTTACGGCATACCTTCTCCCATGGTGTAGGATCAATACTCGATAGACAACGGGCCAAATGCTGCACTGTTGACTTAAAAAACTCGTGTTCGTCTAACGTAgccattattttatttcaacacATAATATTTTCATCGCGAAAATTGCAAAATACAGACTACTATCGCAGCGCTTTTGACGTTTCAATCACAGGTTTCAATTGTGACATTGACAGCTCGAATTGGTCGTCAATATTGCAATACGTTCCGTTCCACAAGATTTTTTCCAATCAAAACATaacttgtaaaataaaaatattgtggaGTATAAAACTTTAagtaatgtataataataagaaaatattttatctatatatTACAATTaactaatttatgttattttcgtTATACGAAAAAATGGTTTTGCACAGTATACGTTTGGAACTGCGTGAAATGAACCATCAAACTTTTTTCTACAGGGCCGAATCAAGGGTGCCTTGAGGATGCCCCATTTAgtgcaaataaacaaaaatagtaTTATTAGCTAGAAAggagaaaattataataatttctacTCTTTAGCTTTCGTAATCGGAATCTCCggacaataatattttaattgatgGATAAATAAAAAACGTTATTTCGTGTATCAAAcaatgtaattataattttaaacagtCGATCACAGACTCAACAGATAAAAACTAAACTCAACATATTTAAAGCACATTACAAGTAAAAAaagttgaaataatattttttattgaagaaaTAAGTAATGACAGTGAACTCTTTTTATGAGGAATTTTGACAAATTGTGAAAATTTTCGTAGAACTAAgttggtaggtacctaagtagatacattaatttcattttttgacCTTTGAATTGTTGGATCATGAAAAATCTCTTAATTACTACCTAATATTTAATTGCCTACTgttattaaaaactttaaatacctaaatactGACACAATTTTCTAAGGCAATACTACTCTAGCTTCTACAAACTCTAATCAAGACTTATAGAGAACAATTAATACGAATTCATAATCTTGGAAAAATATTCCTTTTTGATATCTATAAACTACCTATATTCTAAAGGTTTTTAAGTCATTCCATAAGTTTATTGAACAAATCAACGAGGTATTAAGGtaacaaacaacataattacctacgtgcatttatttttattgtttgaacATTTTGCTGATGTGTCCTACCACCACCAGTCCGATGGTCGCAGAAATAAAGGTCCAGATACATGCGCGTTGTtaattacacaaaatattaatttgcaCAAGTAATTAAGAATTTAAGACATTTGTGCAAAATAATATTGCGCGAGTTACTTAGTGACTTATttcttaatatataaaaaaacaaagttgcAAAAAAACAGTATATATGGTTTAAGTGTAAGGAGGCCTAATTAGATGGAAGTGTGAAGTTTAAACGGCTTAAAAGTGCCGTTTTATGATTATGCATAAGAGACCGCACTGAGGTATTTATTATGGTTTCTTAAGTTCTACTTCTACCATAATTAACATTTCTCGCTATACGGTTTGAGCGGCTTAAAGTCAGCATTGCCACTGAGGTATGCATCAACAAAGTTCTGCACAGAATCTGTGGTTATTTCGTCACCATACTTCATTGTCACTAACTTCTGTTTGGGGAAGTCTATGGCAGTTAGAAGTGGTACGGCATCGTCTAGACCTATGTGCTCTCTGAGCATATCGGCGCTGTCGGTGCTATCGATCCCAATGTAAAACATAACGTGCTTGAAGGATTTCTTCTTCATCCTGGAGTGGCGTGAGGTAGGGTAGTCAAAGTCCATAGTCTCATCGTCTGAAGAGTTCTGGTACGGACAGAAGCCTGGGTACTGGATGCTGCACTCCTCGTAGTAGGACTCTGCTGATGGTGCCAGAACTGACTCTGCGAATTCTATTTCCGAGTCTTCGTCATCTGAAATGAAATTCAGTATTCAGTTTTTATTGGTAAATGTACGTATAAATTAACACTTTAGCTGCTAAACCCATGTGACAAATATGAGCATTTGGAACCTCGAGGCGTGCGCTACGCACACGCGTAGCTATCACGAAAGCTGTACCAATGAATGTGCTACCAGCACGCCAACTGAGTCTCACTGTCCACACGAATGTGCGCACCGGTAACGCGTAGTGCGTTCATACAATGTATCGACGGACCGGCCGCCGACGCGACACGCGGATCCTAACAATCTCGATACAATAGGTATATTGTATTGAGATTGTACCCCTGCGCGGCCGTCTCGCTTACGGGGTGTTCACACTGCACTTACTTAAAGTAagaaaagtaaagtaagtagttcaattaaataaagaaggtaagtgaaatgttttcttttgtttttagccCAGATAAGCAAAAATCCTGAGTCCTTAATTAGTTAGGTATTGCAAATCGAAAAAACCTAGGATTGATgggtaatggttaacacgtttTGCCGGCTTGACAACAACTGCGGGAATCCAGTTCAAGAGACGTTTTCGATCTTTCATTTTTGTGAAAAGATAAACTGCTGAATAGAAGACAAAGGAACTGATATAGAATCAGAAGAAGGTTTTTTATTCACATTAAACATAATTAGCAGGTGTGCGCGTGAGAACTTGATTAAGATTATGTCTACTAAGCAATTAAGATAATTGATATGCTCTTAGTTTCCTACTAAATTAACAACGCCTAGTATATTACATAACACTTTATATCTACAAAGTCACGTTATATCTAACACGATACCTCCTATATATACGTAGACTACTAGCTTTCCGCCAGCGGCTGTGCTGCAGCTTATCGAGCGCGTCACATAGTGGatgtttcaaatcaaatatactttattgcacacaaacaaaacgtgCAAACATTTAGAATCAGTACACATCTATTCATCTATTGGCGATTATCCTAATATTGCCAACCCATAGAGCTTACATAGGCACACAACAGTATAAGTAGTTTTGGTGCTTCCCGTAATAAAAACAACGTCCCTTCATGGGTCTTAAATTCTCTCTTTATGTCAAATCACATTTAATTCGCATCCGAGGTTCGGGTAAGGGTAACAGAGAAAATTACTTTCTCTTTTAATTTAGTATGGATTGGTGTATCAACCTATCACTATTAAGTATACAATCTCCTGATTACTTGTGTCTGCCCACTCAATTTGTGAATTCGGGTCCGAGTTTAAGTACCTATGGGTTTGTGGGATACGAAATAAAACGGATACGcaataaaacaaatatgttataaaatgttCTTACCAACAAAAAGCACGACAGCAGGATGCCTGGCCATTTTCAAGAGTGCTTGTTCAGTCAGAACCGCCACCGGACGCTGGGCCCACGGGAAATTCTGCAACGAACACAATCAATCAATTCAATCACGCGGAAAACTCAACAGAAGTTATTTTGATTAGTTCAGCAGAACCAGGATATTGGGCCGTTTCATTTTATTAAATGGATATTTTGAGATGGTTTAAGAATTTTGCCGTTCGGAGATTCTTGGAGTGATTATGTTGCTTAGCTATATAAAATTGTTCACGCATTTTagagagagagtgacagagaaaattttatttatcagaCACACTACATACAGAGCAATCACAAATAACTATCATACAGaaacagaattaaaaataagtagataTACTCGGCACACAATGCAGCACAACAGTGAAAAGGTCACGAACTCAGCATTGTGTCTATTTCCAAAGAAATAGAcgctgtttttcagtcgctAAGTAAGTAGTATAACTTATATAAGTGCAAtgtcgttacatgtgccatgtcaggggattatggggactcaataataaccctgactccaaaATACCTGagtttggtcatccacctcacaaagcATATGataaaaaagtacctacattaaaaaatacagaaaaatcgCAAATAAAATCTTACCAATCCAAGTGGATCTCCAGCCAAGTGCTGTCGTCCATTAGCAGTGAGCACCTTCCCACTCCCATCGGTGATGACCAGCGCTGGGATGCCGCCGACGCCCAGTGCTACTGGCAGCGACTGCCGGGGCTCTGATCCCGACCACGGCACGGCTAGCGCGCCCACTGAAGATACTGACTGCACTGTGCGGTTGTAAGATTGCTCGCTTCTGTAATACAATGTAAAATAATTCTAAATAGATAGGTACTCAGGGTAGGTGTGTCGTGGAcctaagcaaatggaattctatagcctccgattaccccggtgggaaataggcgtgagtttatatatgtatgtatgtatatgtaaataGGTATAGGTACTGTGCACAATTTTTACTATTGAAAACAAGGCCAAAATGTCCAGTTTgatttaagatttttacgccaagttccgaggtaagcagagactggaatttaatttacttcggTCCTGACATATTCCTCTTGCTTcattcacattcatcaatcgttttacacacgcacgctggtttagaacagatcgtactaaatcttttctaaagGCATCTATTTGGTCAACGTTCCTACGTCCTTATAGACGTTCCTCTGCCATCCCTACCAACAGTCTTCGCTTTATAacagttattataatatgtagcgatattataataaatgtttgtttGAAGACGATGTTTGCCAGCGAAATACCTGACGCCGCATGATTGGGGAAACCGTCTCCGCATAACGAAAACAAGTAGCGTAAGTAGCgaaaacaaagaagaagaagaaaagtgtttatttattcataatcaaTAGATatacaattaataaaaaaatcaatgagAACAAATTCGTGATTTGCTTTATTACACAATGCTAAGATAGACGACACATAAAATCAATATTAGCGAAAGCAGGAAACGTTGCGCGATTACCTACAGCTCTGTGCCTATTGTTATTTATGACCATTATTGACAGATCTATTACTCTCCAGCATAATACATAGCCGGCATTTTGTATTCTGCAATCTGCGCTCAAACGGCTAATAACGCGATAAAGTAATAAGTTACCGTTTTTACGACTTAACTTAGCTCATAACAATAGGGGATTGCACGAAGGAGGATTGGAAGTATTTGGATAAACATTGACTTAGTTAGCCCCTATTCATGAAAATAACTTGAATGTGCATGTACAAGAGAAAGTAACACAATAGTGCAATATTTATTGCTATTTTATGATCTGGAaagttaaaaagaccacattgaagcaattcttctaaaaacaGCATGAATCCTATTTCAGAGCAAGTATCAAATCAAATAGGCTAAACAacatagtcaaatgagatactttttacgaaacgtcaaaacgaaagttttattTGGAGTtaatggaaatactgtcctgtaacGTCatgaataaaagcggtcaaacgtcgtactcattgttactgaattcataaataacattcgaaaataagtcggaaagtaaaatgagaataatttttgatcatcttagactggcttctatttctagattatcattttataatttatctttaatccAGTCAAGTACccttgcaatattgcttctttaaatGAATTGATTTAATGTGGCGTTTTTAGACCCTCTGCTTATATTAGTTGACCGGGGAAAAAGCATAATGCATGGTAGGTAGAAAGCATTATTCTTTACCGAATTTGGCACAGGATAACATGACGCTCTGCAATGAATTGTAATTGCTCACTTTTGTGAGATTTACATATTTTTGCGAGTAGGCGTTCTCATTTGCATATttttcacatttatttattcacataaGTAGATAAGCCcgaggggtggggggggggggggttgtgTTTTGCGCTTTCGTACTTACTGTTACCAGTGCTTCTTATGCAAGAACCCATTTAAGGTGAGAAATCCATGCTGCTTCTAtgtaattaacataattatcaaaaaCCATGATCACATCACAAtgtaatatagcatcacgcctgataCCGAAGGGGAAGGgagaggtgtatagtaaataagtatagccactcctcgccagtaATGTATAAGCCCCTTGTATTGTAATACGGGGCGAGCCCAAtgcattaaccgggcacaaatcctggaaaccacgtgatattaattatctatgatccaaacatgaattcaaactcacttGATTCTGGTACAGAGCCCGAACCGCAATTCGAACGAGGGACACTACGTAGTAAGACATTTGTTTACAATAGGCGCTATAAAAAAAATCGCTCACCTAAATCTGACTCCGAAAtacaaacacaaaaatacaattaatgCCTGTTTctctaaataacaaaaatatagtaacaaaaaataaatataaagtatcAAAATGAGTTATTGCAATATAATGAGTCTCGCCATgtaaaaaactttaaatactACCGTTTTCAGTCCATTGCAGAGTTACTGTGGGACTACTTTGGtattatataaagtaaaaaCCAGTTGtacataaagaaaaataattctttGTGTTGCATGCCTCTAAGGTATTTGTTGCAGTGTATGATACACTTATCATACAACTGAAGGTGTTGTCGAGGCGTGCATAGAAGGTATAATACACTGAAACAAATACTCTAGAGACTTGGCAGACAGAGGGTATCTATCTATAAGTACAGTTATTTGTAACACACTTTTGTTACTAAACCCGAGAGAGTATTTTATTCAAAACTGAAGATCCTGTACCCTACCCTGTGTATTAAATATATGCGTACCTAACTCagtataaataggtacctacatttggTAACTTTATGTCTGGGATCGGAGCTactgttattttattcataGACTACCTTATCTGACCTCTACAGTTTACTCTGAAAGATCTCGTGTTATgataaaacaagtcgcaaactaTGCAGGTTGGGATCCGGTTCCCGGCACATCCAGCTGGCTCAGCGATCACTAGTGATCTCCAGGGGGCGATCGCAATATGTCAACAAACAGTGGCACGTTTATCCCGCATGGATTGTGTTGTATCCCGGTGAATGGCGACGGTAAACAGACGATAGGGGTCCCAAGCACGTGCCAATAGTTTCAGTAATTTTATAAAGTTTCAAATAAAcatttgatttaaattataaattacctacatttaaagtaaaaattaataaaaaaaaaaacatttgaataaGTACGTAGTAAAAAACTGTGACAGACATAACCTTCCGTGTTTTATTCAGACTACATTTCGCCATTTTTAAATCTACtgtagaaattaaaaaaagaacacaatAATATGTTACtgataaaaatgattttaaacgaattttattatatttttctttactttatcttatcttatctagcctaaagtgtcccacagctgggcaaaggcctgccTCCCTCAAaggcatttattttttaacaataaataaatatttcgaggGTGACCTCACTACAAAAATAACACTCCTGAGTACATCCCTGTCAATATTCATCCCCCCTAAACAACTATTAGGGAAAATAGAGCAATAACTAAATATCGACTACGCCCAGAGGACAACAGACTTCGAAAGTTCTGTTCACTTAGTTTAATGTGAAAACTTTCTATTGTGGGTACCACTGAGGACGTACAAACCGAGAGACAAACGGCTTCCGAATCATGTATAACTTTAACGCCATGAATGGTAGAGAAGGGATGTTCTTCGTTCAAAATAAAAGTGACATGTTGTCGTAAAATTTACGttagcatcgtgaggaaacccacattccgatATTATTCCGATATCATTCCGATCCcgagaataatttattttttagaccTGTAGTAATTTAGTTTAGTAATTTAGTAGgtagatataggtaggtacctaatctaatctacaagatccgactgctgggcctcccctttctcttatttttgacctaggtaactaaacattatttacttaagtcttTCTACATTTTAGTTCATAATTAATTGACAGTCTGCAATAGGTAGAAATAGGTACCCTCTTGTCACCATAGTATAAGGAATAGCGTAATGAAGATTGTCGTTATCCTGAAAAAAGACTTTTCTTCGTCAGCCGtggaataagtaaataaagcaCGCAGACATTTCCCTTTTACTAAAATCACTGTTGGCGCTGGCGGGAATGAATGACAACATTTTGCCGCCATTTTTTTTCCGCGCGCCATTAACCATGGCTCATGAAATCTAAAGTAGCGTcctcaaagaccttgtatagaatagacggagcatatttaagacgaaagaaaaacataggttttgtctttcgcactcatgtgagccgtcataagttaaaaagagataaatatactatcgtcgtaacgtcttttgtactcgtgtagcgggtttgttatagaaacgtacctatagtatatgtttttgtatcagaaccactagtgccgttccatgtctttatcgacattattattggctaaatatttcatgttagtccaagatctaaaaaaatatacattacaaattgaatgattaattaaatacagaaataacgacctagtatccatacctgggtgggtagaaccacaagtaaattagttaaaacgatacctatttgtaccctgatagaaagatacctaagaagaaccgtacgttgcggtgacagattcagaaccacttattcaacgtaattatcatggacaaacttgttaaaggtcaatttatcatttttgaatctatgtcatttcgcaaggtgttatggccgaggaggtcgaggacggtccatctagtccacatatactatagtatcattttaatacgacattgcggccaccctttggttgctataaatcacatacctacccttttataaaaattaaatacacgtttttcattgacttgaccggaaatcgaatcggctctcgatacaagaagtagacgaccttctagtatatttcggggattatctcaatgcgattaaagaataaaagcaaatacttctttataagatttttattcaatatagttagaatacaatgactacgaagcactgaacaattccgacttttggtgataaaaaaaaaaaaaaaatatttcctcttgttcactttctttagaagtgtatagtgtcggctctggtcgttataactttacctgcaagaatggcacatattaacgtggagcacacaaatacacaagcattgcatgtttacacattgcacatagaaggaataatcacaggtaattacaaaaatagttattcatactaattaggGATTCTGTTTTTACGGGTGTTGTGAACTACACGTGTAAAAGGGATTGTGGTTATTTTTCGTCAAAATTCCGGCGTtaatgtctttatttttatttatgtttgttctGACTCTATAGAGATTTTGGTGGTGGATATAGTGAAAAAGTTGTCTCAGTGTTTTTACGTTTATTTTGTGTTCTGTacataaacaatatattatCCTAACCTCAAAAAGGTAAGTGCTATTATGGAGGGTCATAAGGACCCTCCCGATAGGGGCCCTCCGCCTGATGACCCCGAAGCAGGTATCTCTTCCTCCCCCATGGATACTCAGGATACTCAAACCGCAGGTCAAAAACGACCTCGACCTGATCAGGACGCAGTCCATCCCAAAAAAACTATTAGGAGCTCTATCGAAACTAGTACGGCTAATACTCCTCCTCAACAAAGCTACATTCATCCCTCTTTGACAGGTGAATCGCCTAAGGAGTTTTTGAGTACCGACACTGGCCCATTTATTGTTCACCTATGTATGGAGGTCTCTGAACCGGATTCGGCTGTTGTAATTCGACCCATGAAGATTGGACAACTTCTTGTGAATAATGGAGTTATTGGTATAGCTCAGGGTGGAGTTCGCAAAATCGGAAGAAACAGGGTCTCTGTTGAATTTGTTGATGCTATCTCGGCTAATGCCTTTCTCAGCAGCTCAGTAGCTGCTTCTTCCAAGATGACTGCTGACATACCGACCTACAACTTTTCTAGAATGGGTCTAATTAGGGGTGTCCCTACAGATATCACAATGGAGGAGCTAGCAGAATCTATTGAGTTTCCACATGGATATGGGATTGTTCTTAAAGCCCGCCGTCTTAACAGGAAACATCACACAAGTGATGGGGGTATCCAATGGATTCCCACTAATAGTGTTGTCCTGACTATCCAAGGCCAAAAGCTCCCAGAAAGAGTCTTTTCGTACAAGACTTCCTTACCGGTCGAAAGATACCAGCTGCCCACCATTCAGTGTATGAAATGCTGCAGATT
This window encodes:
- the LOC126376254 gene encoding nucleoredoxin-like yields the protein MDWREKLFGKVLVKCDSPGTQNGQFENVPTMQALADCVEEGEGPVCGIYFSFANISDASDDFGVRLEEVYKKVQPRLKVVQVVLWAHVGTPEGPVEREAGFRRSLTGKPWFAVPFHDVDTKRRLTQKYSIAVGVPTLVIRGRAVRDALLADPLGDRFPWPAPPLHEVLRGVQLQGPGGNKLYEDLPVDAVRVFYFAAHWCPPCRSFAPSLCAALAAVRKRRARYANTQLILVSSDRSEQSYNRTVQSVSSVGALAVPWSGSEPRQSLPVALGVGGIPALVITDGSGKVLTANGRQHLAGDPLGLNFPWAQRPVAVLTEQALLKMARHPAVVLFVDDEDSEIEFAESVLAPSAESYYEECSIQYPGFCPYQNSSDDETMDFDYPTSRHSRMKKKSFKHVMFYIGIDSTDSADMLREHIGLDDAVPLLTAIDFPKQKLVTMKYGDEITTDSVQNFVDAYLSGNADFKPLKPYSEKC